In Miscanthus floridulus cultivar M001 chromosome 8, ASM1932011v1, whole genome shotgun sequence, the sequence cagaggagattcctcgagtcgtctaactgcggctaagtgcttctccttagccgtcattggaggggggttagggggtggTGGAActcaccgctcgaagtgctctcgtggatatcgccctctccaccaatcgtcgaaaaggaggtacctagggtcaaacttgtctacaccgtcaatccactgaaagaaaaacacctctcatagtcctacacaacaaaaattcaacaaaatattagtaatctagtaatacaaatgaagaaaaagatagtggaaacaattacttacattaaaatgactgcacgtgtagaagcaacgagccgctgtgttcggatgtctcgattgaaacacgtcggccagacgaccacagtcacaattagggatagggagttcaggagggatgggggcatctttgctagactcgtcggggtacatttctctaggacgaccccgttttcaccataactgctcccgaaacatgtcttccatctaataaaacagttcaaattaaacatcaatcaaaacaagacaaattaatgtaaaatgtaatcatttgcaatgcaactaaaattttataaacaaaaattatagcaacaaaaatatacatggcaaacatacttctaactaaatcaaactaatatcttcaccatagttctcaaacataattttcctactAACCTTAACTtccattcataatatcctatccaccattcaaacgaaattaaaatgtgcgtcattacctAGAACTAGGACGAGgggggagggaggcggccggggaatggaagggaagggagggaggcggcaatggagggccgggctaccgccgttcgtggcgcggcggccggcgtgcttGGCGACGGGCGGGTGCGGGAGCGACGCCTAGGCAGCCTTGCTGCTCGGGTAGCGAGACTGGCCGCGGGGTTATACCCGGCTCtgtcgcgccacggatcagggcgcggcactgccgcgccaagatcggtggcacggTAGAGCCCTGCCTCGTTAGCGGTCAACGCTTCTGCTCGCTGCCACgttagccctctgccgcgccgccatgcgtGGCGCGGCACATGCATTTGGCcgtgccagggcaataggcgcggccaaaagtgttagtttttaaaaaaaccgacagtgttaaatttaaaattagtttcgaaaaggtgttaaaattaaaaataaattCTAAGCAGACACTGACCTGACTAGTCCTCTCCACGATGCAGCCGGAAACGTGTAACCACGTTCCCGATTCACACACATTTATGTTCCCATATTATAAAATAATACCCTATGTTCCTGTTCCCTTTGAAAACATGGCTGCTAAGCAGGAATGTCACCAGCAAAATTTAAGTTATAGTATATATAAGCCCAGATCTCTAACCTTATTAAATTGTTTACGAGAGATCTAATTAAACTAAAGTCTTTTTATTAGTACACTCGTCGGTCGCCATTTTCTTTTACAAGGTGTATTATAATTTTTCATGATAGAATAGGGTGTGTATACGTTTATAAAGGTTTATATTTATATAGTTATGTTTATAGAAGTGAGTGTGTCTATGTATGTGAACGTGTGTATATCACCACATTTGTAGAGGTGAGTATGCTTGAGCGTCCGTTGACTGTGACTTGAAATACAACATTATATTTAGCAATTATAGGACATCTGTACACGCCAGACCAGGCTTTGCTCTATATATACCTATATAGCAGACAAGCTAAAAATCATGAATTCAAATACTCACGTCTTGACCTAGCTCCAACCTGTAGGCTCGTTTAGCAAGTTCGCCCGGGTAAGCCGGTAACCATGGCCAAGGCCGTGCTCCTGCTCCTAGTCCTTGTCACGCCCTTGATGATTTCCCTGCTTCGGTCCTCCTCCCTCGCCCTGAACCAGGACTTCTGCATCGCCGACCTGGCCCGCGGCGATACCCCGGCCGGGTATCCGTGCAAGCCCCAGAACGGCGTCACAGCCGACGACTTCTACTACCGCGGCCTCAACACGACCGGCCCGACCATCAACCCCTTCAACATCGGCCTGTCGTCGGCCTTCGTCACCCGGTTCCCCGGCGTGAACGGGCTGGGCATCTCCGCGGCGCGAGTGGACTTCGCCCCGGGCGGCATCGTGCCTCTGCACTCGCACCCGGGCGGCACCGAGCTCCTCTTCGTCATCGAGGGCGCCATCTCCGCCGGCTTCATCAGCTCCCTGACCAACCAGGTGTACGTCAAGACGCTGTACAAGGGCGACCTCATGGTGTTCCCGCAGGGCCTGCTGCACTTCCAGTACAACCTGGGCGACGACACGGCGGTGGCTCTCTCTTCCTACAGCAGCGCCAACCCCGGGCTGATGATCCTGGACTTCGCGCTCTTCGCCAACAACCTGCCATCGGACGTCGTGAGCAAGGTCACCGTCCTGGACGAATTGGAGGTCAGGAAGCTCAAGGCACTCTTCGGCGGGAGCGGCTAAGCCATTCCGCCCATTCGTTTCAACTCTTGGGCTGCAGGGTTAGATGAAGCTTGAATTGGTTGTGGTTGTGGACTTGACGTGTCAGATGAGGTTGAATTGGTCGTGGTTGTGGTGTCAGAATAATTTGCGCGCAAGGCAGGTGCACCTGTCATTTTAACGCCAAGTTGTGGTGCACTGGTTGGTGCTAGTCAATTGTCAAGTGGTGTGAGAATAAAGATAACGCGGTAATAAACGGCCCTTGAATTTAATTTGAAGTTGTCTAGCTAGTGGACAATCGGGTGTTTGAGGCTTATCATCACAACACGATTTTTTTATCCGTTAGATTCGAATTGAGTGTCTAGGTCAAATCCTCAGTCCGAGATTGtttgaaaataaattaaaaaatctGAATCCAAAAATAtatgaatttaaaaacaactaTTTCGGACTCTAAGTAACATCAAATCGAAAACTTATCAGCAACAAACTTGTAGACCAGGTTAGACACTGCAACTTTAGTATTAACCACGTGAACATTCAAGGTCATTTCAAAATTCTtatttttgaatttcaaaatctaagaaaaCAAAACACATGTTTAGGAATCTAAATGTTGGGACACAGATACCTTGGTTGCGAAGACAAAAGCTCCCCTTTTCATAGTTCGGTTGTTGTGTGTGCGGATGAAACTGCAAACTATTACCATTGTTCTCATTTTGGGCAGGGATTCTGCAGAAGCCTTCGACCGCGGAGACCGGCCGGCGAAGACCCGTGGCTGAAGTCTAGgaccgcgggggggggggggggggggggggggcagggcgACGGTCGCCCTGCAGAATACGGCGATACGACTCGGAAGATAGGAGAGAGCGAAGGCTAGGCCTCCACCCATCACGTGAGTTGCCTCGCCGGAGGGCATGTGCTGAAGTACAAATGGGCCTCCACCAGGCTCAGTGCTAAGGCCCATAAGACGAGGTCGTGCAGAGGGAGAAGACCTAAGATGCCCCGCAGGCTAGGCCTAGTACGTGCATATTCTCAGTATTTGTAGGGTAGAGTTGTAAAATAACTTCCTTATGTACCATGAACTATAAAATtggagaatttttattttttattacttttttatttaatattttcATAATAATCGCTTCTATTTTTTTTGTTGATTTGACCCTTTTGGTCGTGCAAGCGGCGCTGGCGCGACCAAATAACTTTGTCGCACCACATGCATTAGCGCGGTAACATCCACCACGTTAGACGACATTTTCGACGTGGAAAACGCTGTCACGCCACTCTCGCTGGCGTGATAGTATTGTTCTGTTGCGCCACcgggagtggcgtgacaagataaaacttttgaaaaatcataacttttttATACGACGTCGGATGAGGatgaaatttatataaaaattgtagcctctatgagatctacaactttatagttttgagttttttccatttgaggacgttaagatgctcaaaaaaataatataaaatttcagaagCATAATAACCCCGTACAAGTGCTTGtcacattagaaaaataatatcgtttttgtatggtgtcaaatgaagatactattgacacgaaagttgtagctctcaataagatctacaactttataattTTGAGTTTTTATATTTGACCTCGTTAAAATGCACAAAAAATAATGTATAATTTTAACAGCATAATAATCATGTACTAGCTCTTGTTGCATTAAAAAATAATATCATTTTTGTATGCATCAAATGAAGATACATTTTATATGAAAGATGTAGCCCTTagtgagatctacaattttatagttttgagttttcacATTTGGAGTAGTTAAGAtggtcaaaaaaataatataatatttCAGTCGTAAATATGCTGCTAAAACTTTATATTAATTTTTAGAGCATGTTAACGACCTCAAATATGataactcaaaactataaacttATAAATCTCACTaagggctacaacttttatatatgtatcttcatttgacaccatacgaaaacgatattatttttctaacgcAGCAAGCACTAGTATGCGATTATTATgctgctaaaatt encodes:
- the LOC136473127 gene encoding germin-like protein 8-14, whose translation is MAKAVLLLLVLVTPLMISLLRSSSLALNQDFCIADLARGDTPAGYPCKPQNGVTADDFYYRGLNTTGPTINPFNIGLSSAFVTRFPGVNGLGISAARVDFAPGGIVPLHSHPGGTELLFVIEGAISAGFISSLTNQVYVKTLYKGDLMVFPQGLLHFQYNLGDDTAVALSSYSSANPGLMILDFALFANNLPSDVVSKVTVLDELEVRKLKALFGGSG